tatttttatctaaatgcatgttgcatgttttgttaaaacacttattgttactttatctaaaaaaattgacaagaaTAAGTTGTTAACTCTATCAACTGAAACTTATATGCATGTtgtgcatgttttgttaaaacacttctTGTTActctattttaagaaattgataagaacaaatatgtTATTGTCTCTATCAACTAAAACCAAGGTTATCAAAATTGGGATTTTATGTAGGATGGTGAGAGGTGAGTGGAATTGTGGAATGTAAGATTggatcgtggatcgtaagatcctacattatttgaggaaaaaaaaaaacataaaaaacacattggtatgttaaataatcacataaattatatattccTTTGTAAATTTGAATCCATTTGATGTAATTATCATGCATTACTACCTCCATTTGTAAGTACTCtattgagatgttattttttatttaggtccAACTAACACTTTATTTCTTTACATTAGAATAGCAAAACTTGGTCtattgagatgttatttttcatttgggttcAATTGAGCCTTCtgtcaagttaaagaagattatGAGAAACTAGGATTGTTTGGGTTTGTCAGAATCGTACGGTCCTACTAATCCTGAATGATTGCAAAGATCCTTAAAAGATCCGAATCATTTTAGGCAGGTGGGATCATAAAATCATAGGATCATAGGATCCAGATcaggattttgacaaccattactgaaacttagatgcatgttgcatgttttgttaacaaaattattgttattttatctaaaatgcaTATTGCATGTTTTGATAAAACactttttattactttatctAAGGAAATTGATGCGAACAAATAAGTTGTTatctaacttatttttttaaatgaaataaatcaACACAAATAAATTATCCCAAACAGAAActcataaaaagttaaaaagaaaaaacaaaattgggtgCCATGGTTAATGTTAATTTGATTTGTCATCATTCATCTGTTGTTatctaacttatttttttaaaatgaaataaatcaataaaaataaattatctcaaacaaaaacccataaaaagttaaaagaaaaaacaaaaatggggGCCATGGTTGATGTTAATTTGATTTGTCATCATTCATCTGTAACAGGCTAACAGCTAATCAAAGACGTCTTTGAGATTGACAGAGTTCTCAGCTGGTAGGCTGGTTCTCTCCAACTCTCATGACTGTAGTAgtcaatttccttcttatcttaGTGAAGAAGATGTTTCTGTTTCCTTGCAGTAACTAGGTTGCATGCAAGACTAGGGTTTCTTTCTTTGTGGAGTCTGGGAAATAATTCTTCTAGATGATGGATGATCTCTTTGATCGATGGACCAAGCTTTCCCTTTCTCATAAGGATGGTAAGAAACTGGCCATATCCAAAAATAAACAGTTGCAAGAATATGTGTTGGCggcatggttgtcaaaatcacgATCTACATGGATCGTAAAATCACACATTTTATGATCCCACCTCACCAAAACATTTAGGATTGCACTATAGGATTGTAAAAATTGTAAGATCGTACATAGAATCATATGAAATCCTACCGTTCCTaccaaaacataaatttttggttttttttttttttttttttttgatgggatgaatttttggttttgatgaagttttaagggtttttttttttttcatgttgtgatggtatggctttttgttttttctagaaaattatgCTAATGTAGGCAAATGATTTTTAGGTTCTAGTAAACTTATAATCAAAATGAAGGAATGCTTATgatttctaaatgaagaatttgatgttgGTTTTGCTACCTTTTAAGTtataatgttgttaaatttgtttgattagtatactaatttgtgttatgatattactaaaatattttttatatataactttattagttatgcttgtatttgtatattgattgatttggtAAACTGTGTGACAAAAAATtatacttaagaaaaaaaaaaaaaacaagaagctAGTACCATGATGGTTTAGgactaaattttcttttaagtgtCTGGTTAATGGGTGTCCTTAGACAtttgataataattattttagtaaaattttgatacaatttttatgggaaatataaaaatttgtaaaaaaatcaattacttttttcttttcttgtaaaaagtttcaaaaaaaattaaaaattaatactcTTAAGACACCGTTaacttttcccttctttttaaaTAACGCATATTTTTCAATATTCGTATTCTGTTGGAATGTAGGAATTAGGATACACGTGAGGTTCTGGGAATAAGATGCAAAATGACATTTCATTGAAGTGCcaaaaatgttttgagaaaGTTATGTTGCCATATATTTTGTACTAACCAAGCATAGGTTTCAGCGAGGAATTCTGAGTTTATGACTGATCCCAAGGCATTTAAAGGTAGAATATGTACCTATACAAATATGCTGATACTTTAGAAAGGAGAGGGACCAAGCTTCAGCACGATTTTGTCTTTTCTGGACAATTTGTTTGTAATTGACTCTATTCTGCAGGTGCTGTTGATCTGTctagaaaaggagagagagaacagCAAACATAGTCATTCCTCATTCGACTACAGCGTATTAAgtataactcattaaaaaaaaaaaaaaaaaaaaagaaactgacacatggtaaaaaaaagaaacaaaatactCCCTAACATGCAAAAATTAATGCTAGGGCAGCAGTGGTTAAATCCCATACTAGGTTCTTTTCTCTCTATGGAAcgctctctctccctttctagAGAAGAACAGGAGGAATTAGCACGTagtaataaaaaagtttaaaaagttaGCCATGCAGGCTTCCAAGATGGCCAGGAGTCTACTCCTTCAACGCCGAGTCAAGGTTTCAGCCCCTGGAACCAAGCAACTTCGTTCAAAGAAAAGCTGGTAGGCGAGATTCCAGGAGCTTTCACGCAGGCTTTTAGTTTCGGCGACCTTATGGAAGATGATGTGGAGTTGGATGATGAGGTTGAAGCTCTTCGTGACGGCCTTCTAGCAGTGAAATTCTCCAAGGATCTTAAGCAACGGATTCGTACACCGTGGGCAAAAACTCTCATTGTGAAGGTTTATGGCCGGTCTGTTGGGTTTAACTACCTCCATAATAGGCTTTTGGCTTTATGGAAACCAGCGGGTAGATTAGATTGCGTGGGCTTAGGAAATGGGTTCTATCTCACAAGGTTCTATTTGAGAGAAGATTTCGAAACTGTTCTGAAAAGGGGACCGTGGTTTATCGGTGAGCACTTTCTGTCCATTAGGCCGTGGACGCCAAACTTTTGTCCGGCGATGGCTAACGTTTCTGTCCATAATGCAGAAGCATTGCACCAAATCGGTAAGACGATAGGCAATGTCTTAAGGGTGGATACGCATACGGCCTCTGAAACGAGAGGAAGATTTGCTAGGCTCTGTGTTCAAGTGGATGTGAATAAACCTCTAGCCACGGCTATTTTGATTGGCAAGTTTGAGCAGCCTATCTGTTATGAAGGTATACATAAGTATGTTTTGTCTGTGGGAGGATGGGGCATAAGCAAGAGTACTGCCCACAAGTTGTCCGGCAAGTTTTGCCATCAAAGAAGGCGGAGACGGTGGCAGAAGGGGAGCGGGTTGTTGGTTCATGTGATGAACGTGTTGCAGATATTGACAAAGAATTTCAGGGACCCACTGAAAGCGTGCTGGCTAAGGAGTAGAATGAAGGTACAAATGGTAGTTACGGGCCGTGGGTAGTGGTCACACGAAAAAAGAATGGGATGAAGAATCAGAGGAGTGGTGGGGTCCCTATTGTACAAGGTAGTGGCCATACTTAGCAGCTGCACAAGAGAAGTGAGGCGGTCTTGAGGACGAGTTTTGTCCCGCACCAATTTGATCCCAGGAGCGAAAAGGCAAGGGAGTCCAAACGGAAGGTGCATGGGCCTGTCTTAGAAAGCGTTATTCAACGCACTATAAATAAGCCCAATCGGTGGGCCCAGGGTAGTGTTAAGAGTAGTCAAAAGTCTTTGGAGCTAGACCAGGTTAGTACCCGGTTTGATGTGGACCTTAGTAAGCCCAACCCAAGCCTCAAATTTTCGGTCAAGGGCAAGAAAAGACTTGCTCGTCAAAAGGCATCCCAAACTAATTTAGGGAGCGCCGTTGAAGAAGCCAACACAGCTGGTGCTCAGGTGCCGATCAGGCCTCACGAACCTACCTTTCTCGCTGCTAGCTCCAGTCACAACAAACGTGGCGGTCAACAATTGGGCTGTCCTAGCCAATTTCTCTTCACTACTGGCCAACAACTAGAGGTGGACCTTTCTCTCCGTGAGCGTGGCAGCTGTATCTCTGAAGATGGCAAGCTTGAATCGTGTTTTAATATGGGTCAAGGCAGAGTCCATGAAGCCATGGACTTGGAGATTTTTTCTGATGAAGGTGAGCGCAAAGATGGGCAAGGCAGGTTTTTTGGACCCAGTGTGGGTTATGGCGAAATCCCCATGGAACCTTTGAAGGAGCTTAATCACGGCAATAGTGTTTCAAGCGATTCAATTGATGGGTGTGCTCTACCTACTCGTGGCTGCACTGGAGATGGAGTGGGGGTTACTTCAGCTCAAGCTGATCATGCCGCCGAGCTTGGGACAGATGAGAGTCATGCTGAGGCGGAGCGGATGGAATTTGAGGGTGAAGGCGAAGCCGCTACCTTTTGTTGATAAGTGTTTCTTCTTTGATCTCCAATATCATTATGAATATAATAGTATGGAATTGCAGGGGTGCTTCGAAGCCCTCTTTTCTGAAACATGTTAGTACGTTGGTCCACAATCATAATCCAGCTATAATGGTTGTAATGGAAACTCGAATTGGGGGTGATCGGGCTAAGCAGATCACTGATAGGATGCCATTTGACGGAGCCTATCATACAGAGACTATTGGGTATTCTGGTGGCCTTTGGATGCTCTGGAGCTCGGATAGAGTTGAGGTTACACCTCTGTCAAGCACTGAGCAGGAGATTCATGCAGTAGTTAAGGTACGAAATTCAAACTCTAGCTGGATGTTTACTGCTGTGTATGCTAGTCCTAGGACTGCTGAAAGACATATCCTGTGGAATAATTTAGCAAATGTAGCTGAGCTTCATAACATGGCTTGGGTGGTAGCGGGTGATTTCAATGAACCGCTTATAGGTGAGGATAAATTTGGGGGTAGAGCAATTAGTGTATATAGGTCTCTGTTGTTCAAAGAATGTCTGGATAAGTGTAGTATGATAGACATTGGTTTTTCTGGGCCCCGGTTCACTTGGACTAATAGAAGAGATCTCCATGGCCTAATTCAAGAAAGGATAGATAGATTTTTTGTGAATCCCAGTTGGTGTCTGTTATATCCGGAAGCTAAAGTGGTGCATCTTACCAGGTGCCACTCTGATCACTGTCCAGTGTTACTGGAAATGCAGCCAAGAGTTGGTGGGGGGAGAATTAG
This genomic stretch from Quercus robur chromosome 4, dhQueRobu3.1, whole genome shotgun sequence harbors:
- the LOC126722927 gene encoding uncharacterized protein LOC126722927: MNIIVWNCRGASKPSFLKHVSTLVHNHNPAIMVVMETRIGGDRAKQITDRMPFDGAYHTETIGYSGGLWMLWSSDRVEVTPLSSTEQEIHAVVKEATILFSANSDQALLPAS